From Deltaproteobacteria bacterium HGW-Deltaproteobacteria-18, the proteins below share one genomic window:
- a CDS encoding phosphohydrolase translates to MLNTEPEAKAMTDQTWKRLADFVFELGMLRKTPRTGYQFLGSGAENVAEHSFRTAMIGYMLARKAGADVARTVFLCLFHDVHEARIGDFNYVNRIYNTSNPVLAFTHALEGTGFREEVLELWHELEAGETLESRLAQDADQLDFIANLKEEQDLGNPYASKWLDHAVLRLKTDPALELARAIQATDQSDWWFVRPDESWWRKGNGKPRP, encoded by the coding sequence ATGCTGAATACCGAACCTGAAGCCAAGGCAATGACGGATCAAACCTGGAAACGCCTGGCCGATTTTGTTTTTGAGCTTGGCATGTTGCGTAAGACTCCGCGCACCGGATACCAGTTTCTTGGTTCGGGCGCTGAAAACGTGGCCGAGCATTCTTTCCGCACGGCCATGATCGGGTACATGCTGGCGCGCAAAGCCGGAGCGGATGTGGCCAGGACCGTTTTCCTGTGCCTCTTCCATGATGTGCACGAGGCCCGCATCGGCGATTTCAACTATGTGAATCGCATCTACAACACGAGCAATCCGGTCCTGGCCTTCACGCACGCCCTGGAGGGCACGGGTTTTCGGGAAGAGGTTCTCGAGCTTTGGCACGAACTTGAGGCTGGCGAGACCCTTGAATCCAGGCTGGCTCAGGATGCGGACCAGCTCGATTTCATCGCCAACCTGAAAGAGGAGCAGGACCTGGGCAATCCTTATGCGTCCAAATGGCTTGATCATGCGGTTTTGCGGCTCAAAACGGACCCGGCCCTGGAGCTTGCCCGGGCCATACAGGCCACGGACCAGTCGGACTGGTGGTTTGTTCGGCCGGACGAGTCCTGGTGGCGCAAGGGGAACGGCAAGCCCCGCCCCTAG
- a CDS encoding bifunctional ornithine acetyltransferase/N-acetylglutamate synthase — protein MSIPSGFQFSTAQCGFKRPGRSDLGLVVSTVPAVAAGVFTTNRFQAASVLVARDILEENPSGIRAIVVNSGQANACTGQEGIANCRGTLEMLSALGLDASAILPASTGVIGDQLKMELWEKGVPALRDNLGRVGLVDMARAIMTTDTFPKLAAREVRLSSGTVRLAGFCKGAGMICPNMATMLGFILCDAGVEPEWWQGALARCADKSFNAITVDGDTSTNDCVLALANGTAASAQGADLDLLEEALLEICQDLAYMIVQDAEGGTKVMRINVRGAASMADAQLAGRAVGNSPLVKTALYGRDPNWGRIVAALGRSGAAFTPEDVVVRIAGMTIFRQGTPVKADWDSLLASALRRDIVDIDLELHAGEAELMLMASDFTEEYIKINAEYRT, from the coding sequence ATGAGCATTCCTTCCGGTTTTCAATTTTCCACTGCGCAGTGCGGTTTCAAACGACCGGGGCGCTCGGATCTGGGGCTGGTGGTCAGCACTGTCCCGGCTGTTGCAGCCGGAGTCTTCACCACCAACCGTTTTCAGGCCGCTTCCGTTCTTGTGGCCCGGGACATCCTTGAAGAAAATCCCTCGGGCATTCGTGCCATCGTGGTGAATTCCGGGCAGGCCAACGCATGTACCGGTCAGGAAGGCATTGCGAACTGCCGGGGCACCCTCGAGATGCTGTCCGCCCTCGGTCTTGATGCTTCCGCGATTCTGCCCGCTTCCACGGGAGTTATCGGCGACCAGCTCAAGATGGAGCTATGGGAGAAGGGGGTTCCCGCCCTGCGAGACAATCTTGGCCGGGTGGGGCTGGTGGACATGGCCCGGGCGATCATGACCACGGACACTTTTCCCAAGCTCGCCGCGCGCGAGGTTCGGCTTTCTTCCGGCACGGTCCGGCTGGCCGGTTTTTGCAAGGGCGCAGGCATGATCTGTCCGAACATGGCCACCATGCTCGGCTTCATCCTGTGCGATGCCGGTGTGGAGCCGGAATGGTGGCAGGGCGCTCTGGCCCGCTGCGCGGACAAAAGCTTCAACGCCATCACCGTTGACGGCGACACCAGCACCAACGATTGTGTTCTGGCATTGGCCAACGGCACCGCAGCCAGCGCGCAGGGCGCGGACCTTGATCTTCTGGAGGAGGCGTTGCTCGAAATCTGTCAGGATCTGGCCTACATGATCGTGCAGGACGCCGAAGGCGGAACCAAGGTCATGCGCATCAATGTTCGCGGCGCGGCCAGCATGGCCGACGCGCAGCTTGCCGGGCGGGCGGTGGGCAATTCTCCGCTGGTCAAGACCGCCCTGTATGGCCGCGATCCCAACTGGGGCCGCATCGTGGCCGCTTTGGGTCGCAGCGGTGCAGCGTTTACGCCCGAGGACGTGGTCGTGCGCATCGCGGGCATGACAATTTTCCGTCAGGGTACCCCGGTCAAGGCAGACTGGGACAGCCTCCTGGCCTCGGCTCTGCGCCGGGACATTGTCGATATCGACCTGGAGCTTCATGCCGGAGAGGCTGAGCTTATGCTAATGGCTTCCGATTTCACCGAGGAGTACATCAAGATCAATGCTGAATACCGAACCTGA
- a CDS encoding UDP-N-acetylenolpyruvoylglucosamine reductase, which translates to MKHLKNVPLKNYCTFRIGGVAKNIFFPENPQELAEIVRRYRAENTAFWIHGGGANTLFPDSEILLPIISTSEMTASVRDGGTVRAQAGKTMDAWVLECVREGLGGIECLSGIPGTLGGALYMNAGAYGHEISDHLVSVTVLTRDGRVIDIPKLECGFGYRQALALREAVVLSGTWELPQSDPKPLLARRKEILARRKDKQPLEFPSAGSVFKRPEGAYASQLIDQAGLKGLRVGGAQVSEKHAGFIINVDNATCRDVLELVEICRKTVLERFGYELELEQCLCPFCPDHK; encoded by the coding sequence ATGAAGCACTTAAAAAACGTCCCCCTCAAGAACTACTGCACCTTCCGCATCGGAGGCGTGGCAAAAAATATATTTTTCCCGGAAAATCCGCAGGAGCTGGCTGAAATCGTGCGTCGATACCGCGCCGAAAACACTGCGTTCTGGATTCACGGCGGCGGAGCCAACACGCTTTTCCCGGACAGCGAAATCCTGCTGCCCATCATCTCCACCAGCGAAATGACGGCCTCAGTCCGTGACGGCGGCACAGTGCGCGCACAGGCCGGAAAAACCATGGACGCCTGGGTTCTGGAATGCGTGCGCGAGGGCCTGGGCGGAATCGAATGTCTCTCGGGCATCCCCGGGACCCTCGGCGGGGCGCTGTACATGAACGCCGGAGCCTACGGCCACGAAATCTCGGACCACCTCGTCAGCGTCACGGTTCTGACCCGGGACGGGCGCGTGATCGACATTCCCAAACTTGAATGCGGATTCGGCTACCGCCAGGCCCTGGCCCTGCGCGAGGCGGTCGTGCTGTCCGGAACCTGGGAGCTGCCGCAATCCGACCCTAAGCCCCTCCTCGCCAGACGCAAGGAAATACTGGCCAGGCGCAAGGATAAGCAGCCGCTCGAATTTCCGTCCGCAGGCAGCGTCTTCAAGCGCCCCGAGGGAGCCTACGCATCCCAGCTCATTGACCAGGCTGGCCTCAAGGGTCTGCGCGTGGGCGGTGCGCAGGTATCGGAAAAACACGCCGGATTCATCATCAACGTGGACAACGCCACATGCCGGGACGTGCTCGAGCTGGTAGAGATTTGCCGCAAAACCGTGCTGGAGCGTTTCGGTTACGAACTCGAACTCGAACAGTGCCTCTGCCCCTTCTGCCCCGATCACAAATAA
- a CDS encoding formate--tetrahydrofolate ligase has protein sequence MQSDIAIAQKSKMHHIRDIAAKLGLGDDQLEPYGKYKAKLPLALAEKDQCKYGKLILVSAITPTPAGEGKTTVSIGLNDGLNRIGKKSMVVLREPSLGPVFGIKGGATGGGYSQLLPMEDINLHFTGDFAAIEKANNLLAALIDNNLQSKSRSLNLDGRTVAWKRVMDMNDRSLRRLVCGLGGLAHGVPRETGFDITAASEIMAILCLADDLPDLKRRLGDIFLGFTFAREPIHARDLNAQGAMAALLKEAVKPNLIQSLEGNPAIMHGGPFANIAQGTNTVIATRTGLCLADYVVTEAGFGFDLGGEKFLDIKCQSAGFDPCAVVLVATVRALKYHGGVELAHLSVPNAKALSRGLENLTKQIENVRLFHLTPIVAINRFATDTDEEHQVILDHCQFMGVQAAVMEAWEKGGEGAEELAELVAATADQCTAHYKPLYDWNQSVREKIEIIATRVYGAASVEYAPGALKDLEKVRQLGLEGLPVCIAKTQSSLSDQPGLRGRPRDFVATVREVEIASGAGFLVPITGNMMRMPGLPEVPSAEKIDIDEQGVISGLF, from the coding sequence GTGCAGTCCGACATCGCCATCGCCCAAAAATCCAAGATGCATCACATCCGCGACATCGCGGCAAAACTCGGCCTAGGGGACGACCAGCTCGAACCCTATGGCAAGTACAAAGCCAAGCTCCCGCTGGCGCTGGCTGAAAAAGACCAGTGCAAGTACGGTAAGCTCATCCTCGTCTCCGCCATCACCCCGACCCCGGCCGGCGAAGGCAAGACCACCGTGTCCATCGGGTTGAACGACGGGCTGAACCGCATCGGAAAGAAGTCCATGGTCGTGCTGCGCGAACCTTCGCTCGGCCCGGTGTTCGGCATCAAGGGCGGCGCCACCGGCGGCGGCTACTCGCAGCTTTTGCCCATGGAGGACATCAACCTCCACTTCACCGGCGATTTTGCCGCCATTGAGAAGGCCAACAACCTGCTGGCCGCACTCATAGACAACAACCTGCAGAGCAAAAGCCGCTCGCTCAATCTCGATGGCCGCACCGTAGCCTGGAAGCGGGTCATGGACATGAACGACCGCTCGCTTAGGCGCCTGGTCTGCGGCCTGGGCGGTCTTGCGCACGGCGTGCCCCGCGAGACCGGATTTGACATCACGGCGGCCTCGGAGATCATGGCCATTCTCTGCCTGGCCGATGATCTTCCGGACCTGAAACGCCGCTTGGGAGACATCTTTCTCGGATTCACCTTTGCTCGCGAGCCCATCCATGCCCGTGACCTGAACGCCCAGGGAGCCATGGCAGCCCTGCTCAAGGAAGCCGTCAAGCCCAATCTCATCCAGTCCCTGGAAGGCAATCCGGCCATCATGCACGGCGGTCCCTTCGCCAACATCGCCCAAGGCACCAACACGGTCATCGCCACCCGCACAGGTCTTTGCCTGGCCGACTACGTGGTCACGGAGGCGGGTTTCGGCTTTGACCTCGGTGGGGAGAAATTCCTGGACATCAAGTGCCAGTCCGCCGGATTCGACCCCTGCGCCGTGGTCCTGGTGGCCACTGTGCGGGCGCTCAAATACCATGGCGGGGTCGAGCTTGCGCACCTGTCCGTGCCCAATGCCAAGGCCCTCAGCCGGGGGCTTGAGAACCTTACCAAGCAGATCGAGAACGTGCGTCTTTTCCATCTTACGCCCATCGTGGCCATCAACCGTTTCGCCACAGACACGGATGAGGAGCATCAGGTCATCCTCGACCACTGCCAGTTCATGGGTGTGCAGGCGGCTGTCATGGAAGCTTGGGAAAAAGGCGGCGAAGGGGCCGAGGAGCTGGCGGAACTTGTGGCGGCCACGGCCGACCAGTGCACCGCGCACTACAAGCCGCTGTACGACTGGAACCAGAGCGTGCGCGAAAAGATCGAGATCATTGCCACCCGCGTTTACGGAGCGGCCTCGGTGGAATATGCGCCCGGCGCGCTCAAAGATCTGGAAAAGGTCCGGCAGCTGGGCCTTGAAGGATTGCCCGTTTGCATCGCCAAGACCCAAAGCTCCCTCTCGGACCAGCCAGGATTGCGCGGCCGCCCTCGTGATTTCGTAGCCACAGTGCGCGAGGTCGAAATCGCCTCCGGAGCGGGATTTCTGGTGCCCATCACCGGCAACATGATGCGCATGCCCGGTCTGCCGGAGGTCCCCTCGGCGGAAAAAATCGACATCGACGAGCAGGGCGTCATCAGCGGACTTTTCTAG
- a CDS encoding methionine--tRNA ligase, with translation MKPFFISTPIYYVNARPHLGHGYTTIVADSVNRFHRLKGDATFFLTGTDEHGDKIVQAAEAAGQDPKTYSDTISQLFKDLWPVLEVTNDQFIRTTDLKHKACVRSVLQTVFDKGDIYFDEYGGHYCFGCERFYTDKELVDGKCPDHQTVPTFIKEKNYFFRMSKYLEPLREHIEANPDFIQPERYRNEVLSMLKEDLGDLCISRPKTRLTWGIELPFDSDFVTYVWFDALINYISALGYPDGEDFRKYWPGAHHLVAKDILKPHAVFWPTMLMSAGIPLYKGLRVHGYWTVNETKMSKSIGNVVAPLDMAQKYGLSAFRYFLLSEMSFGQDSSFSEDALVGRFNADLANDLGNLFSRSLSMTHKYFGGVVPECGELLDLDREVLDLGHNAMANYQSQFEHFQFSRALKSLWELVRHLNKYIDSSAPWTLYKNKDMNRLGTVLYVILEGMRKVAVHLWPVMPSTSETMLAQLGVKFSVEGSDLESEISSWFGLAPGTPVAERSNLFPRQDLEQRDETAAEPKKAKPAKAPKPEAKIEMACPDCIEFEDFAKVDLRVGTVLEATPHPEADRLLVLKIDTAEETPRQVVAGIAEFFKPEELVGRQVVVVANLKPRKLRGLVSQGMVLAVKKEGGLALLGPSSEVANGGKVS, from the coding sequence TTGAAACCGTTTTTCATATCCACACCCATATATTATGTGAACGCCCGGCCCCATCTGGGGCACGGATATACGACCATTGTCGCCGACAGCGTGAACCGCTTTCATCGTCTCAAGGGTGACGCGACATTTTTTCTGACCGGTACGGACGAGCACGGCGACAAGATTGTGCAGGCCGCCGAGGCGGCCGGCCAGGATCCCAAGACCTATTCCGACACCATCAGTCAGCTCTTCAAGGACCTTTGGCCCGTGCTGGAGGTGACCAACGATCAGTTCATCCGGACCACGGACCTGAAGCACAAGGCCTGCGTGCGGAGCGTATTGCAGACCGTGTTCGACAAGGGGGACATCTACTTCGACGAATACGGGGGGCATTACTGCTTCGGGTGCGAGCGTTTCTACACGGACAAGGAGTTGGTGGACGGCAAGTGTCCAGACCATCAGACCGTGCCTACGTTCATCAAGGAAAAGAACTACTTCTTCCGCATGAGCAAATATCTGGAGCCGCTGCGCGAGCATATCGAGGCCAATCCGGACTTCATCCAGCCCGAGCGCTACCGCAACGAGGTCCTGTCCATGCTCAAGGAGGACCTGGGCGATCTGTGCATTTCCCGGCCGAAAACGCGGCTGACCTGGGGCATCGAGCTGCCCTTTGATTCCGATTTCGTGACTTATGTATGGTTCGACGCGCTCATAAATTATATTTCGGCGCTCGGTTATCCCGACGGCGAGGATTTCCGCAAATACTGGCCCGGGGCGCACCACCTGGTGGCCAAGGACATCCTGAAGCCGCACGCCGTATTCTGGCCGACCATGCTCATGTCGGCGGGGATTCCGCTCTACAAGGGGCTGCGCGTGCACGGCTACTGGACCGTGAACGAGACCAAGATGTCCAAGAGCATTGGCAACGTGGTCGCTCCCCTGGACATGGCCCAGAAATACGGGCTCAGCGCCTTCCGCTATTTTCTGCTGTCGGAGATGAGTTTCGGACAGGATTCCTCGTTCAGCGAGGACGCACTGGTGGGACGTTTCAACGCCGACTTGGCCAATGATCTGGGCAATCTCTTTTCGCGCAGCCTGTCCATGACCCACAAGTATTTTGGAGGGGTGGTCCCTGAATGCGGAGAGCTTCTCGATCTTGACCGGGAAGTGCTCGACCTCGGACACAATGCCATGGCCAATTATCAGAGCCAGTTTGAACACTTCCAGTTTTCAAGGGCGCTCAAATCCCTGTGGGAACTGGTCCGTCACTTGAACAAATACATCGACTCTTCGGCCCCCTGGACCCTTTACAAGAACAAGGACATGAATCGTCTGGGTACGGTCCTGTACGTCATCCTCGAAGGCATGCGAAAGGTGGCCGTGCATCTGTGGCCCGTCATGCCGAGCACCAGCGAGACCATGCTGGCCCAGCTCGGAGTGAAGTTCAGCGTCGAGGGCTCGGATCTCGAATCCGAGATCTCCTCCTGGTTCGGCCTGGCTCCGGGCACGCCCGTTGCGGAGCGCTCCAACCTCTTCCCCCGCCAGGACCTGGAGCAGCGTGATGAGACGGCCGCCGAGCCCAAAAAGGCCAAGCCCGCCAAGGCGCCAAAGCCCGAGGCCAAGATCGAGATGGCCTGCCCGGACTGCATCGAGTTCGAGGATTTCGCCAAGGTCGACCTTCGCGTCGGCACGGTGCTCGAAGCGACCCCGCACCCAGAAGCGGACCGCCTGCTGGTGCTGAAGATCGATACCGCCGAAGAAACGCCCCGGCAGGTCGTGGCCGGTATCGCCGAGTTCTTCAAGCCCGAGGAACTGGTGGGTCGTCAGGTGGTCGTGGTCGCCAATCTCAAACCGCGCAAGCTGCGTGGCCTGGTTTCCCAGGGCATGGTGCTGGCGGTGAAGAAGGAAGGGGGCCTCGCTTTGCTTGGGCCGAGTTCGGAAGTGGCCAACGGAGGCAAGGTCTCCTGA
- a CDS encoding alanine--tRNA ligase — MISAGEIRKRFLEYFREHGHSVQPSSSLVPQDDPTLLFTNAGMVQFKKIFLGQEKRDYTRAATSQKCLRVGGKHNDLENVGRTARHHTFFEMLGNFSFGDYFKEDAIRLAWNFVTVELGLDKEKLFVSIFRDDDEAGELWRKVAGVPAERIFRLGEKDNFWAMGDTGPCGPCSEIYVDQGADMACGPDCGIGKCDCDRYLEIWNLVFMQFNRSEDGTLTPLPKPSIDTGMGLERVTAVCQGKRSNFDTDLFQGLIQTMAKKAGVAYHQGEESDTALRVIADHSRSIAFLLADGMLPSNEGRGYVLRRLIRRAYRFGKLLGFDEPFLCYTADQVVNEMGGTFPELVASREFMVRVVRQEEERFGETLDKGLRILEDEMASLKAGGLATISGETAFKLYDTYGFPLDIVNDIAEKQGFSVDEAGFREHMSVQKKKSKQAWAGSGDKGLAGQFAALTGAGLESEFIGYDCLAATGRIVALLDAEGQPVERLNSGTGFMVTLKTPFYGESGGQMGDTGRVQAPTGSARVLDTLKPAAGLIVHKIEVGSGEILADQEVELFVEEGERIATARNHSATHLLHAALRRVLGEHVKQAGSLVGPSRLRFDFTHISGLSAEELQQVENEVNRAILADAPIVTQVMSYDAAVHEKQAMALFGEKYEADVRVVEMAGESVELCGGTHLSSTGQAGSFAILSEAGIAAGVRRIEALTGWDALRHWQAQREEVRAAAAALKASPHELGKKIAALQDQSKALSRELQALQAKVMSESGKDLASEAKDIAGMKVLARKVDAPDMNALRNLMDDLRSKLSSGIIALAAEIDGKAMLVLAVSKDLHGRYTAPALIKEVSDEIKGGGGGRPDLAQAGGSEPEGIDRALAKLEAFLSK; from the coding sequence GTGATCAGTGCTGGCGAAATTCGCAAACGGTTTTTGGAATATTTCCGGGAGCACGGACATAGCGTGCAGCCCAGCTCATCCTTGGTGCCCCAGGACGACCCGACTCTTCTGTTCACCAACGCGGGCATGGTCCAGTTCAAGAAAATCTTCCTGGGTCAGGAGAAGCGCGACTACACAAGGGCGGCCACGTCCCAGAAATGTCTGCGCGTTGGCGGCAAGCACAACGATCTTGAAAACGTGGGACGCACGGCCCGTCATCACACCTTCTTCGAGATGCTCGGCAATTTTTCTTTTGGCGATTATTTCAAGGAAGACGCCATCCGTCTGGCCTGGAATTTTGTGACCGTGGAACTTGGCCTGGACAAGGAAAAACTCTTTGTGTCCATCTTCCGCGACGACGATGAGGCGGGAGAACTTTGGCGCAAGGTGGCCGGAGTGCCTGCGGAGCGCATCTTCCGCCTGGGTGAGAAAGACAATTTCTGGGCCATGGGCGACACAGGTCCCTGCGGTCCGTGCTCCGAAATCTATGTGGACCAGGGCGCGGACATGGCCTGCGGCCCGGACTGCGGCATCGGCAAGTGCGACTGCGACAGATACCTTGAAATCTGGAACCTGGTCTTCATGCAGTTCAATCGCTCCGAGGACGGAACCCTGACTCCCCTGCCCAAGCCCAGCATCGACACGGGCATGGGTCTTGAGCGTGTCACGGCCGTTTGCCAGGGCAAGCGCTCCAATTTCGATACAGATCTCTTTCAGGGGCTCATTCAGACCATGGCCAAAAAGGCAGGCGTGGCCTACCATCAGGGCGAGGAATCGGATACGGCGCTGCGCGTCATCGCCGATCACAGCCGTTCCATCGCCTTTCTTCTGGCCGATGGCATGCTGCCCTCCAACGAAGGCCGCGGTTACGTGCTGCGCCGGCTGATCCGTCGCGCCTATCGCTTCGGCAAGCTCCTCGGTTTTGACGAACCCTTCCTGTGCTACACTGCGGATCAGGTCGTGAACGAGATGGGTGGCACTTTTCCGGAGCTCGTCGCAAGCAGGGAGTTCATGGTCCGTGTCGTCCGTCAGGAAGAAGAGCGTTTCGGAGAAACCCTGGACAAGGGCCTGCGCATTCTGGAGGACGAGATGGCCAGCCTCAAGGCGGGTGGCCTTGCGACCATCAGCGGCGAGACGGCTTTCAAGCTCTATGACACCTACGGCTTCCCCCTCGATATCGTTAACGACATCGCCGAAAAGCAGGGCTTCAGTGTTGATGAGGCCGGTTTTCGCGAGCACATGTCCGTGCAGAAGAAGAAATCCAAGCAGGCCTGGGCGGGCTCCGGCGACAAGGGCCTGGCCGGACAGTTCGCGGCCCTCACGGGCGCCGGGCTGGAGTCGGAGTTCATCGGCTACGACTGCCTGGCCGCGACCGGCCGCATTGTCGCCTTGCTGGACGCCGAAGGACAGCCGGTCGAGCGCCTGAACTCCGGCACGGGCTTCATGGTCACCTTGAAGACGCCTTTCTACGGCGAGTCGGGCGGACAGATGGGAGACACGGGCCGTGTACAGGCGCCTACGGGCAGCGCCAGGGTCCTGGACACCCTGAAGCCCGCTGCCGGACTTATTGTGCACAAGATAGAGGTCGGCAGCGGCGAGATCCTGGCCGATCAGGAAGTGGAACTTTTTGTCGAGGAGGGAGAGCGCATTGCCACCGCGCGCAACCACTCCGCCACCCATCTGCTGCACGCGGCCCTGCGCCGGGTGCTGGGCGAACATGTCAAGCAGGCCGGATCCCTGGTCGGCCCGTCACGGCTGCGCTTTGACTTCACGCATATTAGCGGCCTTTCGGCGGAAGAGCTGCAGCAGGTCGAAAATGAGGTCAACCGGGCCATTCTGGCCGACGCGCCCATCGTCACCCAGGTCATGTCCTACGATGCCGCTGTGCATGAGAAGCAGGCCATGGCCCTTTTCGGGGAAAAATACGAGGCCGATGTGCGAGTGGTCGAGATGGCGGGGGAATCCGTGGAACTCTGCGGTGGAACCCACCTGTCTTCCACGGGTCAGGCCGGATCGTTTGCCATCCTGTCCGAGGCGGGCATCGCCGCCGGAGTGCGGCGCATCGAAGCCCTGACCGGTTGGGATGCGCTTCGCCACTGGCAGGCGCAGCGCGAGGAAGTGCGCGCGGCAGCCGCAGCGCTCAAGGCTTCTCCTCATGAACTGGGCAAGAAGATCGCGGCCCTGCAGGATCAGTCCAAGGCGCTCTCGCGGGAGCTGCAGGCCTTGCAGGCCAAGGTCATGTCCGAGAGCGGCAAGGATCTGGCTTCGGAAGCCAAAGACATCGCCGGAATGAAGGTCCTGGCCAGAAAGGTTGACGCTCCGGACATGAACGCACTCAGGAATCTCATGGATGACCTGCGCTCCAAGCTTTCAAGCGGCATCATCGCCCTGGCGGCCGAGATCGACGGCAAGGCTATGCTCGTGCTCGCGGTCAGCAAGGATCTGCACGGACGTTACACGGCTCCGGCGCTCATCAAGGAGGTCTCGGACGAGATCAAGGGTGGCGGCGGCGGACGGCCCGATCTGGCTCAGGCTGGAGGCTCGGAGCCGGAAGGCATCGACCGGGCGCTGGCAAAGCTGGAAGCCTTTTTGTCCAAATAG
- the recA gene encoding recombinase RecA, producing MARPKNVSPEDARREALETALATIERRYGLGSVMRLSDTSHQVVPVIPTGSIGLDLALGVGGIPRGRVTEIFGPESSGKTTQALHIIAEAQKRGGVAAFIDAEHALDINYARRLGVKTEDLLISQPDYGEQALEIADMLVRSSAVDVVVVDSVAALIPQAELEGSMGETQVGGQARLMSHAMRKLTGTIHKSRTSIIFINQLRMKIGMTGYGSPETTTGGNALKFYASVRLDLRRIQTLKDKEESYGNRVRVKVVKNKMAPPFREAEYDVLFGTGISRVGELLDLGVEQGIVDKSGAWYAFGSERLGQGKENVRAFLQDNDDLRMQIERALLEHLGMPVPDDVPAVAAMESDE from the coding sequence ATGGCCCGACCAAAAAACGTTTCTCCCGAAGATGCCCGCCGCGAAGCGCTGGAAACCGCGCTCGCAACAATCGAGCGCCGTTACGGCCTGGGCTCGGTCATGCGTCTTTCCGATACATCCCATCAGGTGGTCCCGGTCATTCCCACGGGCTCCATCGGTCTTGATCTGGCTCTTGGCGTGGGCGGCATTCCGCGCGGCAGGGTCACCGAAATTTTCGGGCCGGAATCATCCGGTAAAACCACACAGGCCCTGCATATCATCGCCGAGGCCCAGAAGCGCGGTGGTGTGGCGGCCTTCATTGACGCCGAGCATGCCCTTGATATCAACTATGCCCGCAGGCTCGGGGTCAAGACCGAGGATCTGCTCATTTCGCAGCCCGATTACGGCGAACAGGCTCTGGAGATCGCGGACATGCTGGTCCGCTCCAGCGCAGTGGACGTGGTCGTGGTCGACTCCGTGGCCGCCCTCATCCCCCAGGCCGAACTGGAAGGAAGCATGGGCGAGACCCAGGTCGGCGGGCAGGCCCGGCTCATGTCTCATGCCATGCGCAAGCTGACCGGCACGATCCACAAGTCGCGCACGTCCATCATCTTCATCAACCAGCTGCGCATGAAGATCGGCATGACCGGTTACGGTAGCCCCGAAACCACCACCGGCGGCAACGCGCTGAAGTTCTACGCTTCCGTGCGTCTGGATCTGCGTCGCATCCAGACCCTCAAAGACAAGGAAGAGTCCTACGGCAATCGGGTGAGGGTCAAGGTCGTCAAGAACAAGATGGCTCCACCGTTCCGTGAGGCCGAGTACGACGTGCTGTTCGGCACCGGCATCTCGCGTGTCGGAGAATTGCTCGACCTTGGCGTTGAGCAGGGCATCGTGGACAAGAGCGGTGCCTGGTACGCCTTTGGTTCGGAGCGTCTGGGCCAGGGCAAGGAGAATGTGCGCGCCTTTTTGCAGGACAACGACGATTTGCGCATGCAGATCGAACGGGCCCTGCTTGAGCACTTGGGCATGCCGGTACCGGATGATGTGCCTGCCGTGGCCGCAATGGAATCTGACGAGTAG